In Meriones unguiculatus strain TT.TT164.6M chromosome 13 unlocalized genomic scaffold, Bangor_MerUng_6.1 Chr13_unordered_Scaffold_41, whole genome shotgun sequence, the following are encoded in one genomic region:
- the LOC132651212 gene encoding vomeronasal type-2 receptor 116-like, which translates to MMQAPLLGLQTLSSSRAWWATASRAATGTRFPVAVAAVMAELHCGRLRPGEARNYQYLLTLYFAIEEINKDSNLLPNMTLDPHIYNAFNSNKMTLEGPLMWLSGRSDYIPNYKCNTQHKALGIISGNKPEFSAAIATLSELYNVPQVKSHFSLLFQVTYGPFDSMLSDKDTFSSLYQMSTKDRALTQGLISLLLQFGWKWVGLIVSDDQKGREFLSDLKVKMVSEDICVAFTEKLPDKWNYRVKYDYGLRNLNQHTRVNVHLFYGDIDDLLFFCVDIHIFLTRKKVWIFAKPHSTYLESIINEKHAMMNLFSGSFSFLKKRTIPGFKHFLEALTPSHYPGDVCFSKFWIDNLNCSPPTSLCGNCKPCPVNISLKTQDKINDVITTSEPSYSIWSAVYALAHVLHKMLLSKPEKESKEDRNTDWLLPWQLHPFLRKIKFKNAAGDEISFDENMNIMEMYDIQNFIAYSFRNVLLLKVGEFVFKSAQDQGFFINEVLIQWPSNFKQIPQSVCTQSCGPGFWKVLQKERPVCCFSCAFCPEQHISNQTDQQECIPCPVQEYPNPERNKCLPKAVTFLSFEDPLGIALACTTLCFSVSTIAVLGIFLKHRESGMVKANNRTLSYILLISILLCFLCSFLFIGHPNTASCILQQITFALVFTLAISTVLSKTITVILAFRVMKPGRTMRRLFVSGIYNAVIPICVLIQLILSGVWLGTSPPYTDRDAYSEYDHIIILCNKGSVTAFYCVLSYLGTLALGSFTVAFLVRNLPDTFNEAKFLTFSMLVFCSVWVTFIPVYLSTKGKAMVAVEVFSILASSAGLLGCIFFPKCYIILLKPDKNSLRCLKNKK; encoded by the exons aaactatcaatatttgcttaCCTTATACTTTGCaattgaagagatcaataaggattcaaacctgcttcccaatatgaccttggatcctcacatctacaatgcctttaattctaacaaaatgaccttagagggccctctgatgtggctgtctggaaggagtgattatatccctaactacaagtgcaacactcaacacaaagctctaggaatcatttcaggaaacaagccggaattttctgctgcaattgcaaccctttcagagctctacaatgtcccacaagtaa aatcacatttttctttgctttttcaggtcacatatggaccatttgattccatgcttagtgacaaagatacattctcatccctttatcaaatgtctactaaagacagagctctaacccaagggttgatctctttattgctccagtttggctggaagtgggtggggctcattgtgtctgatgatcagaaaggaagggagtttctctctgacctgaaagtaaagatggtatcagaagatatctgtgtggcttttacagaaaaactcccagataagtgGAATTATAGGgtaaaatatgattatggttTGAGGAACTTGAACCAACATACAAGAGTAAATGTGCATTTAttttatggtgatatagatgacttgctgttcttctgtgtagacattcataTCTTTTtaaccagaaagaaggtgtggatcttcgcaaagccacactcgacatacttagagtctataataaatgaaaagcatgctATGATGAACCtgttcagtggaagcttctcctttttaaagaagagaactatccctggcttcaagcactttcttgaggcccttacaccatcccattacccaggagatgtttgcttctctaaattctggattgacaatttaaATTGTTCACCTCCTACTTCACTATGTGGAAATTGtaaaccctgtccagtgaatatttccttAAAGACtcaggataaaataaatgatgtgatAACTACTTCTGAACCCAGCTATTCCATCTGGAGTGCAGTATATGCACTGGCCCATGTcctacataaaatgctattgagcaaaccTGAAAAAGAATCtaaggaagacagaaacacagactggcttctaccatggcag ctgcatccatttctgaggaaaattaaatttaaaaatgctgctggagatgaaataagctttgatgagaatatGAATATTATGGAaatgtatgatatacaaaactttattgcatatagttttcgaaatgtattactacttaaagtgggagagtttgtcttcaagagtgcacaagatcaaggctttttcatcaatgaagttctgattcaatggccaagcaacttcaaacag attcctcaatctgtgtgtacacagagctgtggtccaggattctggaaagttctacaaaaagaaagaccggtctgctgtttttcttgtgcattttgtccagagcaacacatttctaaccagacag atcagcaggagtgcatcccttgcccagttcaagagtacccaaaccctgagagaaacaagtgcctgcccaaagcagtgaccttcctttcctttgaggatcctctgggcatagCTCTGGCATGCACAactctttgcttctctgtcagcacaattgcagttctggggatctttctcaaacaccgagaatcaggcatggttaaggccaataaccggactctcagctacatactgctcatctccatcctactctgctttctctgctcctttctcttcattggccaccCAAACACAGCCTCCTGCATACTTCAAcagataacatttgcacttgtcttcaccttggctatttccactgttttgtcaaaaactataactgtaattctggcctttagggtcatgaaaccaggaagaacaatgagaaggttgtttgtctctggtatctataatgctgtcatccctatctgtgtcctgatccaactcattctctctggagtctggctgggaacctcgccTCCCTATACTGACAGAGATGCATACTCTGAATATGATcatatcatcattttatgcaacaagggctcagttacggctttctactgtgtgctgtcctatttagggaccctggccctaggcagcttcactgtggcttttctggtgaggaacctgcctgacacattcaatgaggccaagttcctgacatttagcatgctggtgttttgcagtgtctgggtcaccttcatcccagtctacctgagcaccaagggcaaagccatggtggctgtggaggtcttctccatcttggcctccagtgcagggctactggggtgcatctttttcccaaagtgctacattattctcttaaaacctgataaaaactcattgagatgtttgaaaaacaaaaaatag